A genomic window from Silene latifolia isolate original U9 population chromosome Y, ASM4854445v1, whole genome shotgun sequence includes:
- the LOC141631843 gene encoding uncharacterized protein LOC141631843 yields MDDFENRIKEWMNEFKNVEKHDMGAFNLGSIISLKLVKVVQKGPCCSEELCAELGTPVTNDGIRDALFHIPSHKAPGPDGFTSAFYKDAWQVIGEEVCTVVKDFFLNGRLLKQVNHTLVSLVPKVDLPQTVGQFRPISCCNVIYKVISKLLCTRLARVLPHIISPTQGGFIKGRNIIENILVCQDIIRLYKRTAVSPRCLIKVDLKKAYDSVSWKFLSQMLDAFTLSSSLQEAYYGIASGLEMNNAKSNIYFNGVHNSIKQQLIDCSGFVEGQIPFRYLGVPIAASKLGKKKCKILVEKIVDRIRMLGARKISYTGRLILVKSVLTSLFSYWANIFLIPKGVLKQIDNICRNYLWDVTSNYMSVPLVGWDHICTPKSEGGLGIRNSYHWNIATIGKLVWWIYSKPDSLWVKWVHQIYIKSSSWSDHIPKRHMIGNWKAICKTRDSFLNGYSQGVWLADMRGYSVESGYDWIRLKETKVGWAKLIWNHVALPKHSFVNWLIMRNAPNTKEKLHRLGISSDDLCCICQAGSETVTHLFQQCQYYREILLLVCNWLKITEPQGNCIIWTGRRKWTQVQQDVCVSVFMAATYVVWHQRNSARFEGVILRPTALFVQCKNLMKIRLLNQLSRVKVSKDRDWITSLVS; encoded by the exons ATGGATGACTTTGAAAACCGCATTAAGGAGTGGATGAATGAATTTaaaaatgtggagaaacacgacatgggtgctttcaatttaggATCCATCATAAGTTTGAAGCTAGTGAAG GTTGTTCAGAAGGGCCCCTGCTGCAGTGAGGAGCTCTGTGCTGAGCTAGGTACTCCTGTTACTAATGATGGAATCAGGGATGCTCTCTTCCATATTCCTAGCCATAAAGCACCAGGCCCTGATGGATTCACTAGTGCCTTCTACAAGGATGCCTGGCAAGTGATTGGAGAGGAGGTGTGCACTGTTGTGAAGGATTTCTTTCTCAATGGTAGGCTTTTAAAACAAGTGAATCATACCTTAGTCTCACTTGTTCCCAAAGTGGACTTGCCTCAAACTGTTGGACAGTTTAGGCCAATCTCATGTTGCAatgtcatttataaagtgatatcTAAACTCTTATGTACAAGATTGGCTAGGGTTCTGCCTCACATTATTAGCCCTACTCAAGGAGGTTTTATTAAAGGGAGAAACATTATTGAGAACATTCTTGTTTGTCAGGACATCATTAGACTATACAAGAGAACTGCTGTTTCCCCACGATGCCTCATCAAAGTTGATTTGAAAAAGGCTTATGACTCAGTGAGCTGGAAATTCCTCAGTCAAATGCTTGATGCTTTTACTCTTTCCAGTTCACTTCAAGAAGCATATTATGGAAT AGCTTCTGGTTTGGAGATGAATAATGCAAAATctaacatttattttaatggggtgCATAACTCTATCAAACAGCAACTCATAGACTGTTCAGGGTTTGTTGAGGGTCAGATTCCTTTCAGATATCTTGGAGTCCCTATAGCTGCTAGTAAATTGGGGAAAAAGAAGTGTAAGATCCTGGTGGAGAAGATTGTTGACAGAATCAGAATGCTTGGTGCAAGGAAGATCTCCTATACTGGTAGACTCATCCTTGTTAAGTCTGTTCTTACTTCTCTTTTTTCTTATTGGGCAAATATTTTTCTAATTCCTAAGGGTGTGTTGAAACAAATTGATAATATTTGTCGTAATTACTTGTGGGATGTCACTAGCAATTATATGAGTGTGCCTCTTGTTGGATGGGATCACATTTGTACCCCTAAGAGTGAAGGTGGTCTTGGCATCAGGAATAGTTATCACTGGAATATAGCCACTATTGGGAAGTTAGTGTGGTGGATTTATAGCAAGCCGGATAGTTTATGGGTGAAGTGGGTGCATCAAATTTATATAAAAAGCTCTTCCTGGTCTGACCATATTCCTAAACGCCATATGATTGGCAACTGGAAGGCTATATGTAAGACCAGGGATTCGTTTCTGAATGGTTACTCACAGGGTGTATGGCTTGCTGATATGAGGGGATATTCTGTAGAGTCTGGTTATGATTGGATCAGACTTAAGGAAACAAAAGTGGGATGGGCTAAGCTAATCTGGAATCATGTTGCTCTTCCTAAGCATTCCTTTGTGAATTGGCTGATAATGAGGAATGCTCCGAATACAAAAGAGAAACTGCACAGGTTAGGCATCAGTTCTGATGATTTATGCTGCATATGCCAAGCTGGTTCTGAGACTGTGACACATCTGTTCCAACAGTGTCAATATTACAGAGAGATCTTACTACTGGTTTGCAACTGGCTGAAGATCACTGAACCGCAGGGGAATTGTATCATTTGGACTGGTAGAAGGAAATGGACACAGGTTCAGCAGGATGTTTGCGTATCTGTGTTCATGGCTGCTACTTATGTTGTATGGCATCAGCGTAATTCAGCGCGTTTCGAAGGAGTTATTTTGAGACCTACTGCTTTATTCGTTCAGTGTAAAAATCTGATGAAAATCAGACTACTTAATCAGCTTAGTAGGGTCAAAGTGTCTAAGGATAGAGATTGGATTACTAGTCTTGTAAGCTAA